In the genome of Pieris rapae chromosome 6, ilPieRapa1.1, whole genome shotgun sequence, one region contains:
- the LOC110992416 gene encoding peptidyl-prolyl cis-trans isomerase FKBP2: MNTVILRVCKILLFFVIFMGFIEHVVIASSPKKLQIGVKKRPTECPTKSKKGDLLHMHYTGTLDDGTEFDSSIPRGNPLTFTLGAGQVIKGWDQGLIGMCEGEQRKLVIPPELAYGEAGAPPKIPKSATLTFHVDLVKIERKDEL, encoded by the exons ATGAATACTGTTATACTTCGTGTatgcaaaatattacttttctttgtaatttttatgggTTTTATTGAACATGTTGTCATTGCTAGTAGCcctaaaaaattacaaattggtGTTAAAAAGCGACCTACCGAATGTCCTACGAAAAGTAAAAAAGGAGATCTACTGCACATGCATTACACG GGTACCCTTGACGATGGAACAGAATTTGATAGTTCAATACCAAGAGGAAATCCTCTAACATTTACACTGGGTGCTGGACAAGTCATTAAAGGATGGGATCAGGGATTGATAGGCATGTGTGAGGGAGAACAACGCAAACTAGTAATTCCACCAGAGCTTGCCTATGGAGAAGCTGGTGCTCCACCAAAAATTCCGAAATCAGCAACACTTACATTCCATGTTGATCTAGTAAAAATTGAAAGAAAGGATGAGctttaa
- the LOC110992446 gene encoding alpha-1,3/1,6-mannosyltransferase ALG2 — protein sequence MVKIIFLHPDLGIGGAERLVLDAALAFKSRGHEVSFFTNHHDPSHCFAETRNGTFPVTVVGDWIPRSFLGRFKAALAYLRMVYAAIYLAWYVIPVEEPTLIFCDLISLCIPFLKFARGPFRVVFYCHHPDKLLSTEHGFLKDLYRAPLNWLEELTTAQADKVLVNSKYTARVYKDAFKKIKDVPDICYPSINMEFFKNTTPKSLKEVVPVGTDKFLFLSINRYERKKHLQLALRAFEQLRHMLCEEDWYRVHLIMAGGFDPINLENMEHFIELTDLASELDIDDKVILLKSPKDIDKVSLLYHCHTLIYTPSNEHFGIVPLEAMYYSKPVIAVNSGGPTETVVNDVTGFLCPPTSVDFAEAMAKLVLNPELGVRLGEAGRKRFESKFSFDAFSEQLDGILTRERQLISEARAVEYDHKRK from the coding sequence AtggtgaaaataatattccttCATCCGGATCTTGGTATAGGTGGGGCAGAAAGACTTGTATTAGATGCGGCTTTAGCTTTCAAAAGTAGAGGCCACGAAGTCTCATTTTTTACCAACCACCACGACCCTTCTCATTGTTTCGCCGAGACGAGGAATGGGACATTTCCCGTTACTGTTGTTGGAGATTGGATTCCGCGTTCTTTCTTAGGAAGATTTAAGGCGGCTCTCGCGTATCTGCGTATGGTCTACGCTGCAATTTATCTTGCTTGGTACGTTATCCCAGTCGAAGAACCAACCCTTATATTCTGTGATCTCATATCattatgtattccatttttaaaatttgcaaGGGGCCCATTCAGAGTTGTCTTCTATTGTCATCACCCTGATAAGCTCTTAAGCACAGAGCATGGTTTTCTAAAAGATCTATATAGAGCTCCCTTGAATTGGCTTGAAGAACTAACAACTGCACAAGCAGACAAAGTTTTAGTTAACAGTAAATATACTGCAAGAGTATACAAagatgcatttaaaaaaataaaggatgTCCCTGACATTTGTTACCCATCTATAAATATGGAGTTCTTTAAGAATACTACTCCTAAGAGTCTCAAGGAAGTAGTACCTGTTGGaacagataaatttttatttctatccaTAAACAGATATGAAAGGAAAAAGCATCTTCAATTAGCTTTGCGAGCCTTTGAACAACTAAGACATATGTTATGTGAAGAGGATTGGTATAGAGTGCATTTAATAATGGCTGGCGGTTTTGATCCAATAAACTTGGAGAATATGGAACATTTTATTGAACTGACTGATTTGGCTAGTGAACTGGATATTGATGATAAGGTAATATTACTGAAATCACCCAAGGACATTGATAAGGTATCTCTGCTATACCATTGTCATACATTAATATACACTCCATCCAATGAGCACTTTGGTATTGTGCCTCTAGAAGCAATGTATTACAGTAAGCCAGTTATTGCAGTGAATAGTGGGGGTCCTACAGAGACAGTTGTAAATGATGTAACTGGATTTCTATGTCCTCCTACCAGTGTTGACTTTGCTGAAGCAATGGCAAAACTAGTTCTAAATCCTGAACTAGGAGTAAGATTAGGCGAAGCAGGCAGGAAGAGGTTTGAAAGTAAATTCTCATTTGATGCATTTTCTGAACAACTAGATGGTATTTTGACCAGAGAAAGACAGCTTATTTCTGAGGCTAGGGCTGTTGAATATGACCACAAGCGTAAATAG
- the LOC110992414 gene encoding nuclear RNA export factor 1, whose translation MAEVKFKKFLLNRVTISTSVTDYLETCLSTDDDVCKYSFHKIMLHNWTDDEVNLYEALSGFFSVTFIPVNFVTQNGITTFYTSSLSFVLKIIKVDFLFPYVRNMCSIDILLNDKSSMELFDYQVSLEDIVRNIVNSRFGLNFELNLSNFCNDKEFVDKKIDFYKLSLLSQFKILMLRIGKETKYLNLSHNNLSQVPLEILNFFIKGDLVGVDLSYNQIPSLVELQRVTSKIEKLWVEGNPLCTELDVSSYIRKISMKFPRLIELDGIRINNHGIMMPFFKTFIRTTKLKTNMVVEKFVCLYFSHYDSNLRSNLANFYDEGALFTINCHFPGSDITNSKGTYIQGRENIVSMLSSLPPTVHDRSTFTVDVLSHSRNNLNLVMEGVYKEKLADVERIMFFRRTFMIDIYTKDTTATHFISREIFTYTLATKEMADNSFKTPVRNENQLTLIDPEPEEREVVCRVFTHYTQLKRDEVERRLKQHDWDIQAALKQFCDDYRLASIPPDQFRGEDDLSDVSMDSDAES comes from the exons ATGGCAGAAGTAAAGTTCaaaaaattccttttaaataGAGTTACTATCTCAACAAGCGTAACTGATTATTTGGAAACCTGTTTATCAACAGATGATGATGTTTGTAAATAcagttttcataaaattatg CTACACAATTGGACTGATGATGAGGTGAATCTGTACGAAGCTTTAAGTGGTTTCTTTTCTGTTACATTTATCCCCGTTAACTTTGTAACACAGAATGGAATCACAACATTTTACACTAGCAGTTtaagttttgtattaaaaattataaaggtgGACTTCCTATTTCCATATGTGAGAAACATGTGTAGTATAGACATACTTTTAAATGACAAATCATCAATGGAATTGTTTGACTACCAAGTGTCTCTAGAAGATATAGtaagaaatattgttaattcaaGATTTGGGCTTAATTTTGAGCTTAATTTATCTAACTTCTGTAATGATAAAG AGTTTGTGGAtaagaaaattgatttttataaactttcatTGCTGTCACAATTCAAGATTCTTATGCTAAGAATAGGaaaggaaacaaaatatttaaatttgagtcACAATAATTTAAG CCAGGTGCCCCTAGAAATTCTTAACTTTTTCATTAAAGGAGATCTTGTTGGTGTTGATTTAAGTTATAACCAA ATCCCTTCGCTGGTAGAACTGCAAAGAGTTACCagtaaaatagaaaaactttGGGTGGAAGGAAACCCCTTGTGTACGGAATTAGATGTATCAAGCTATATTAGGAAGATATCTATGAAATTCCCTAGGTTAATTGAATtg GATGGTATCAGAATTAACAATCATGGAATAATGATGCCATTCTTCAAAACATTCATCAGAACTACGAAACTGAAAACAAATATGGTGGTCGAAAAATTTGTTTGTCTCTACTTCTCACACTATGACTCTAATTTGCGGTCAAATCTTGCTAACTTTTATGACGAAGGTGCTCTATTCACAATTAATTGCCATTTTCcag gatcAGATATAACCAACAGTAaaggtacatatatacaagGGCGGGAAAATATCGTGTCTATGCTCAGTTCGCTGCCTCCCACAGTCCACGATCGAAGTACGTTTACCGTCGATGTACTAAGCCATAGT AGAAATAATCTGAATCTGGTAATGGAAGGAGTATATAAAGAGAAGCTTGCTGATGTTGAAAGAATTATGTTTTTCCGAAGAACATTTATGATTGACATATATACCAAGGATACGACAGcaacacattttattagtagagaaatatttacttatacacTTGCAACTAAGGAGATGGCTGACAACAGTTTTAAG ACACCGGTAAGGAACGAAAATCAGCTGACTCTAATCGACCCGGAACCAGAGGAGCGTGAAGTTGTGTGTCGAGTGTTCACACATTACACGCAATTAAAGAGAGACGAGGTCGAGAG